Proteins co-encoded in one Maylandia zebra isolate NMK-2024a linkage group LG16, Mzebra_GT3a, whole genome shotgun sequence genomic window:
- the LOC106675481 gene encoding uncharacterized protein LOC106675481 isoform X2, producing the protein MLGSTNYLEHQSTRGGIMRFFLLSAFFAVSAGEGVTVKGFEKDDVLLPCDCPNRDLNKDFKWQVEEDEERGVETKLIFRYNDGTLDFKDNLSHRYETFFHKDSSNCSVLLKNITKEDQGKYSCRFNSLKYKRFYVNLVVCGTHICQHSETRPNGGNIYQCVVKLDSYKEPNIQWTLNNGTCLSNSTTTNISTTYSLDEETDVHYFHSRLETESNFLSEPRCQVNVTCPSGEGVTVKGFEKDDVLLPCDCPNRDLNKDFKWQVEKDEERGVEAKLIFRYNDGTLDFKDNLSHRYETFFHKDSSNCSVLLKNITKEDQGKYSCRFYSPLYRRFVVNLVVCGTHICQHSETRPNGGNVYQCVVKLHCYKEPNIQWTLNNGTCLSNSTTTNISTTYSLDEETDVHYFHSRLETESNFLSEPRCQVNVTCPSGNYLYSLTSLDPLFRILFKGVPVVLALGFLLIWYCRGTSHRFPSDRNVQNGDFSQTKSNSDEL; encoded by the exons GTGAAGGCGTCACTGTTAAAGGCTTTGAGAAAGACGATGTGCTCCTGCCATGTGACTGCCCTAATAGAGATTTGAATAAGGACTTCAAGTGGCAAGTGGAAGAAGATGAGGAGAGAGGGGTGGAGACAAAATTGATCTTCAGATATAATGATGGGACCTTAGATTTTAAAGACAACCTGTCACACCgatatgaaacattttttcatAAGGACAGCAGTAATTGTTCTGTTCTATTAAAAAACATCACAAAAGAAGACCAGGGAAAATACAGTTGTCGTTTTAATTCTCTAAAATACAAACGTTTTTATGTGAATCTTGTGGTTTGTG GGACACATATTTGTCAGCACAGTGAGACTCGCCCAAATGGTGGAAACATTTACCAATGTGTTGTAAAGCTTGACAGCTACAAAGAGCCTAACATTCAGTGGACTTTGAACAATGGAACGTGTCTGTCAAATTCAACCACGACTAACATCTCTACCACATACAGCCTGGATGAAGAAACTGACGTCCACTATTTTCACAGTAGACTCGAGACTGAAAGCAACTTCCTCTCTGAGCCTAGATGTCAAGTCAATGTCACATGCCCATCTG GTGAAGGCGTCACTGTTAAAGGCTTTGAGAAAGACGATGTGCTCCTGCCATGTGACTGCCCTAATAGAGATTTGAATAAGGACTTCAAGTGGCAAGTGGAAAAAGATGAGGAGAGAGGGGTGGAGGCAAAATTGATCTTCAGATATAATGATGGGACCTTAGATTTTAAAGACAACCTGTCACACCgatatgaaacattttttcatAAGGACAGCAGTAATTGTTCTGTTCTATTAAAAAACATCACAAAAGAAGACCAGGGAAAATACAGTTGTCGTTTTTATTCTCCACTATACAGACGTTTTGTTGTGAATCTTGTGGTTTGTG GGACACATATTTGTCAGCACAGTGAGACTCGCCCAAATGGTGGAAACGTTTACCAATGTGTTGTAAAGCTTCACTGCTACAAAGAGCCTAACATTCAGTGGACTTTGAACAATGGAACGTGTCTGTCAAATTCAACCACGACTAACATCTCTACCACATACAGCCTGGATGAAGAAACTGACGTCCACTACTTTCACAGTAGACTCGAGACTGAAAGCAACTTCCTCTCAGAGCCTAGATGTCAAGTCAATGTCACATGCCCATCTG ggaaTTATCTATATTCATTAACCAGCCTGGACCCCCTTTTCAGGATATTATTTAAAGGGGTCCCTGTTGTGTTGGCGCTTGGATTTTTGCTGATTTGGTACTGTCGTGGAACGTCTCACA GATTTCCCAGtgacagaaatgtgcaaaatggtGACTTCTCTCAGACAAAATCAAACTCAGACGAGCTTTAA